A single genomic interval of Terriglobus albidus harbors:
- a CDS encoding 3-keto-disaccharide hydrolase, which produces MAQAPAAADTAQTPRRPQIGPDGKPLPGMPRFHEPDPYDINEHTGFKEIFDGKTFSGWDADTTIWRVEDGVMIGETLEGKPRGNNYIVYRGDSTKDFDLKLQIKVEKGGGGGIQYRSQTGVPWTRAQPAGLPPYDLRYMMTGPQADFWFPVRPQAFTYTGQWYSENTMQGILAWRGQVTQTIPGKPNRLVADIGDRQALGGYVKINDWNDYEVIARGGVMMHIINGHLMAVYIDDDPKSVNNQAGLIGFEIESQPCKISVKNIWLRKLD; this is translated from the coding sequence ATGGCGCAAGCGCCTGCTGCGGCGGATACGGCACAGACGCCACGACGTCCCCAGATCGGGCCTGATGGTAAACCGCTGCCGGGCATGCCGAGGTTTCATGAACCTGATCCGTACGACATCAATGAACATACTGGCTTCAAGGAGATCTTCGACGGCAAGACATTCAGCGGATGGGATGCCGATACAACGATCTGGCGCGTGGAAGACGGCGTGATGATCGGTGAAACCCTCGAAGGAAAGCCGCGTGGGAACAACTACATCGTTTATCGCGGAGATTCGACGAAAGACTTCGATCTGAAGTTGCAGATCAAGGTCGAGAAAGGCGGCGGTGGCGGCATTCAGTATCGCAGCCAAACCGGAGTCCCGTGGACGCGTGCACAACCCGCGGGTTTGCCTCCCTATGATCTGCGCTACATGATGACGGGGCCACAGGCCGACTTCTGGTTTCCGGTAAGGCCGCAGGCATTTACCTACACCGGGCAGTGGTACTCGGAGAATACGATGCAGGGCATCCTGGCGTGGCGTGGGCAGGTGACGCAGACGATTCCGGGAAAGCCGAATCGTCTGGTTGCAGACATCGGCGACCGTCAGGCGCTCGGTGGTTATGTGAAGATCAACGACTGGAACGACTATGAGGTAATTGCGCGCGGTGGCGTGATGATGCACATCATCAACGGACACCTGATGGCGGTCTATATTGACGACGATCCTAAGTCAGTCAACAATCAGGCCGGTCTGATCGGATTTGAGATCGAGAGCCAGCCATGCAAGATCTCGGTCAAGAATATCTGGTTGCGTAAGCTGGACTAG
- a CDS encoding TonB-dependent receptor, producing MFFLVLISSIGISAAQAVDSQQITGTVTDPSGAAIPQADITVTNEATGVSRAVKSNEDGNYVVLNVPVGKYTLTTSVSGFKKSVIAGVQVDVGGKPSVPITLTLGQATETVEVQAGVVMIQTTTPEIGGVITSQEATQIQLNGRNYVQLLTLQPGVSTTVASGFNIFGTYGVNGNSQSVNGIRTDSANYFIDGVDNKDNGGGGNNFVNISPDSLQQFRNVASSYDASYGGTSGATVSVAIKSGGRDFHGSAYEHIRNDAIQAYPYRFLSQTTTPIKAPLRYNDFGWTLGGPVWIPGVFNRNREKLFFFAAQEFKRLRNSTATVIAVPTPTEMAKALSAGSTATGRALAATVLTDPTGGFNYLSLNNNNQSEWLIKVDYNLNEKNQISGRFVHDNVLNVGNPTNFVIYDRTIPGLTSSASWTHAFNSKIVNVLTGSYSGNIINEGNNIRANPQFRGAKILRSDYGMTYKTLYSASNIIPQISLAGYSNPNVSPRQFDNYQRIYAIKNDLSMVFGNHSLKAGGYFWRARKNQTAPPALNGQFTFNSPANAALGTTAKEETLKSLFNGNFASYTEGSNIPQIQARFPQFETYVQDDWTVTRRLTVNLGLRWQLMPPISSWPNNTAFFDPTLFDQTKAATIGSNGSITSNPSPYNGLVLPGTGFSDKAKQVVAPSVYNNPAVQALFRNKPGGIVETKYNTFAPRVGFAYDLSGKQETVLHGGYGMSYERVEGNYIYGAASQLPFVAVASLASAGNADSLGSIGTAATPTNITNSADMSLSPPRIHNYSVGIQHKLFDNTSLELNYVGSRAANLTYRKNLNQAAAGTEQANPGVQRNALRPYRGYGEIYQYTNGAHANYNSLQFRMQTRFKQGGLVTISYTWSKALTMGSAFDYQPQDSLNLAADYGPANFNQPKIFVASYVYPIPFWRNGKEWYKRAIGDWQVSGVTRIANGLPINVIQASGLSVAGNLVTTANVAQRPNLVGNPYANNGKQYLNPAAFATPAAGTYGNLGYDAIKGPLFNNWDAAVQKNIPIHEQIGAEFRAEMFNVPNHMSMFTIANTLGASTFGQVTSSTGATDPRTMEFVLRVHF from the coding sequence ATGTTTTTCCTAGTACTTATTTCGTCGATAGGAATTTCCGCAGCTCAGGCCGTGGACAGCCAGCAAATCACTGGTACTGTCACGGATCCATCGGGTGCGGCGATTCCTCAGGCTGATATCACGGTAACCAATGAAGCCACGGGCGTCAGCCGCGCGGTAAAGTCCAACGAGGACGGCAATTATGTCGTTCTGAACGTGCCCGTCGGTAAGTACACCCTTACCACGTCCGTATCCGGCTTCAAGAAGTCAGTGATTGCGGGCGTCCAGGTGGATGTGGGCGGAAAGCCTTCCGTTCCCATCACTCTCACCCTTGGACAGGCGACGGAAACGGTTGAAGTGCAGGCGGGTGTCGTTATGATCCAGACGACGACCCCTGAAATTGGCGGTGTTATCACCAGCCAGGAAGCTACACAGATTCAGCTAAACGGCCGCAACTACGTTCAGTTGCTTACATTGCAGCCTGGTGTTTCCACAACCGTGGCCAGCGGCTTCAATATCTTCGGAACCTATGGCGTGAATGGCAACTCGCAATCGGTCAATGGTATCCGTACCGACTCAGCAAACTACTTCATTGACGGCGTCGACAACAAGGACAACGGCGGTGGCGGCAATAACTTCGTGAACATCTCGCCCGACTCGTTGCAGCAATTCCGTAATGTGGCTTCCAGCTACGACGCCAGCTACGGCGGCACCTCGGGCGCGACGGTGTCCGTTGCCATCAAGAGCGGTGGCCGTGACTTTCACGGCAGCGCGTACGAGCACATCCGCAATGATGCAATTCAGGCTTACCCCTATCGCTTCCTGAGCCAGACCACGACTCCGATAAAGGCGCCACTTCGCTACAACGACTTTGGCTGGACGCTGGGTGGTCCGGTCTGGATTCCCGGGGTCTTCAACCGGAACCGTGAAAAGCTCTTCTTCTTCGCCGCCCAGGAGTTCAAGCGGCTGCGGAACTCAACAGCGACAGTGATCGCAGTACCGACTCCGACGGAGATGGCGAAGGCGCTTAGCGCTGGCTCGACAGCGACCGGACGGGCATTGGCTGCCACCGTGCTGACTGACCCTACTGGCGGCTTTAACTATCTGAGTCTGAACAATAACAACCAGTCCGAGTGGCTGATCAAGGTCGATTACAACCTGAATGAGAAGAACCAGATCAGCGGACGCTTTGTTCACGACAATGTTCTGAACGTCGGCAATCCGACCAACTTTGTTATCTACGACAGAACGATTCCCGGCCTTACATCTTCGGCTTCCTGGACGCATGCGTTCAATTCGAAGATCGTCAACGTTCTTACTGGCTCCTATTCAGGCAACATCATCAATGAAGGCAATAACATTCGCGCAAATCCTCAGTTCAGGGGAGCAAAGATTCTTCGCTCTGACTATGGGATGACGTATAAAACGCTCTACAGCGCCTCGAACATCATTCCCCAGATAAGCCTCGCCGGCTACAGTAACCCCAATGTCAGTCCGCGTCAGTTCGATAATTACCAACGCATCTATGCAATAAAGAACGACCTCTCGATGGTCTTTGGGAACCACTCCTTGAAGGCTGGTGGATACTTCTGGAGAGCGCGTAAGAACCAGACGGCCCCCCCGGCGCTGAATGGCCAGTTCACCTTCAATTCGCCTGCCAACGCTGCGCTGGGTACAACAGCGAAGGAGGAGACACTCAAGAGCCTCTTCAACGGAAACTTCGCAAGCTACACCGAAGGCAGCAATATTCCCCAGATTCAGGCGCGCTTTCCACAATTCGAAACCTATGTCCAGGATGACTGGACTGTAACCCGCCGTTTGACGGTGAACTTAGGACTTCGTTGGCAGCTGATGCCTCCGATCTCCAGCTGGCCTAACAACACCGCTTTCTTCGATCCGACTCTGTTCGATCAGACGAAGGCAGCAACGATCGGCTCGAACGGAAGCATTACCTCCAATCCTTCGCCGTACAACGGGCTCGTGCTGCCTGGCACCGGCTTCTCCGACAAGGCGAAGCAGGTGGTAGCGCCATCCGTATACAACAATCCGGCGGTGCAGGCGCTGTTCCGCAACAAGCCCGGCGGTATTGTCGAGACGAAGTACAACACCTTCGCGCCTCGTGTAGGTTTCGCCTACGATCTGAGCGGCAAGCAGGAAACCGTGCTCCACGGCGGCTATGGCATGTCGTACGAACGTGTTGAGGGTAACTATATCTATGGTGCGGCTTCACAGTTGCCGTTTGTAGCAGTGGCTTCACTGGCCAGCGCGGGTAACGCCGATAGCCTTGGCAGCATTGGAACGGCAGCGACGCCGACCAATATCACCAACTCAGCCGATATGAGTCTGTCTCCGCCGCGGATTCACAACTACAGCGTGGGTATCCAGCACAAATTGTTCGACAACACGTCTCTGGAACTGAACTACGTCGGTTCGCGTGCCGCCAACCTAACCTATCGCAAAAACCTGAATCAAGCTGCTGCCGGTACAGAGCAGGCGAATCCAGGTGTGCAGCGTAATGCTCTTCGTCCATACCGTGGGTATGGTGAGATCTACCAGTACACCAACGGCGCTCATGCGAACTACAACTCGTTGCAGTTCCGCATGCAGACCCGTTTCAAGCAGGGTGGACTTGTAACTATCTCCTATACCTGGTCTAAGGCTCTGACGATGGGCTCGGCCTTCGATTACCAGCCGCAGGACAGCCTCAACCTTGCGGCTGATTACGGTCCGGCAAACTTCAACCAGCCAAAGATTTTCGTTGCCAGCTATGTCTATCCCATTCCGTTCTGGCGGAACGGGAAGGAGTGGTACAAGCGCGCGATCGGAGACTGGCAGGTTTCCGGTGTGACTCGTATCGCAAATGGCCTTCCGATCAACGTCATCCAGGCCTCTGGTCTGTCGGTTGCTGGCAACCTGGTCACCACGGCCAACGTTGCCCAGCGTCCGAACCTGGTTGGTAATCCGTACGCCAACAATGGTAAGCAGTATCTGAACCCTGCTGCGTTTGCCACCCCGGCGGCCGGAACCTACGGCAACCTGGGCTACGACGCCATCAAGGGACCGCTATTCAACAATTGGGATGCTGCGGTGCAGAAGAACATTCCGATCCACGAGCAGATTGGCGCAGAGTTCCGTGCTGAGATGTTCAACGTGCCCAATCACATGTCCATGTTCACGATTGCCAACACGCTGGGTGCCTCGACCTTCGGCCAGGTAACCAGTTCCACCGGCGCGACGGACCCTCGGACCATGGAATTCGTTCTCCGCGTTCATTTCTAA
- a CDS encoding RidA family protein, producing MNAVNFLRGATPSLLFCLALSSSASGQAKTKSPVEFHNSPALAPSPGYSQSAVVTSGKLIFLSGQVGADKSGHIAKDDFNAQAKQAFENLKTILAENGAAPANLVKVNYYVVGLNTDRLKSLRAIRDQYIDVQHPPVSTLAGVKDLFREECLIEIEAVAVVP from the coding sequence ATGAATGCTGTGAATTTCCTGAGGGGGGCAACCCCCTCACTTCTTTTTTGTCTTGCGCTTTCGTCGTCTGCTTCCGGACAAGCGAAGACCAAATCTCCTGTTGAGTTCCACAACTCTCCAGCGCTGGCGCCATCACCTGGTTACAGTCAGTCGGCGGTTGTCACGAGCGGAAAGCTCATCTTTCTTTCGGGCCAGGTCGGCGCCGATAAAAGCGGCCATATCGCGAAAGATGATTTCAATGCACAGGCAAAGCAGGCCTTTGAGAATCTGAAGACCATTCTTGCTGAAAATGGAGCAGCACCGGCCAATCTGGTGAAGGTTAACTATTACGTGGTTGGGCTGAATACAGATCGTCTGAAGTCGTTGCGGGCCATTCGCGATCAGTACATCGACGTTCAACACCCGCCTGTGAGTACACTTGCCGGCGTAAAGGATCTTTTTCGCGAAGAGTGTCTGATTGAGATCGAGGCTGTTGCGGTCGTTCCCTAG
- a CDS encoding GumC family protein, which yields MHSLPGNAALATQQESFSSRHILEAVFRHRRLWLLVVFVVFSLSVTYTILRPRQYRSEMDILVQNTRADQQITPSRVNGTIEINGVTEEQINSEIQLLQSRSLASSVVDPEWKNRPIGSMSQAEQKAHDKAVDKFEKGLNVDLVRKSNVIHATYVASDPKEAADALNRLLNAFLAKHREIAQPPGTSQFFANEAAHYKTDLDKAQLELAQYQQQHNIVSLPETEQNIDRQINDAQAEMRSMDAQIGEMTQRIASDTHQLSGIAPRQMTQQRTIPNDYSVERLNTLLAELQNERTSLLTKFTPQDRIVQEIETKISNTKSALKNAQQMTSQESSTDVNPVWQSMTGSIIQNQTNRKALQAKRDALSQQVSELRRNLSRAEDSTVDYTTLRQKVADLTNNYQLYTQKRDEAQMADSMNENRLLNVAIQQNPTYSAMPFRPKPVVDSILGGLTAIFLASFLVFLAEMGRETIANSYELDKYARYPVLATVPLDKDRKRKKERLPDFGPVLIGLTANSEPQKMQRASLVRYR from the coding sequence ATGCACAGCCTTCCAGGTAACGCAGCACTAGCGACGCAGCAGGAAAGTTTCTCGTCGCGCCATATCCTCGAAGCCGTGTTTCGGCATCGCCGATTGTGGCTTCTTGTCGTCTTCGTCGTCTTCTCTCTCTCTGTGACGTATACCATTCTCCGGCCGCGTCAGTATCGCTCAGAGATGGACATTCTCGTACAGAACACTCGAGCTGATCAACAGATCACCCCCAGCCGGGTAAATGGCACGATCGAGATCAACGGAGTTACGGAAGAGCAGATCAACTCCGAGATCCAACTACTCCAAAGCCGAAGCCTCGCCAGTAGTGTGGTCGATCCCGAATGGAAGAACCGGCCAATCGGAAGCATGTCGCAGGCCGAGCAGAAAGCCCATGACAAGGCAGTCGATAAATTCGAAAAGGGGCTCAATGTCGACCTCGTGCGTAAATCGAATGTGATTCACGCAACGTACGTCGCGTCCGATCCCAAGGAAGCCGCCGACGCACTCAACCGGCTGTTGAATGCCTTCCTTGCGAAACATCGTGAGATTGCACAGCCGCCAGGCACCTCTCAATTCTTCGCCAACGAAGCCGCACACTACAAAACCGATCTCGACAAAGCGCAGCTGGAACTGGCGCAGTATCAACAGCAGCACAATATCGTATCGCTTCCCGAGACAGAGCAGAATATCGATCGCCAGATTAATGACGCCCAGGCTGAAATGAGAAGCATGGACGCTCAAATCGGAGAGATGACACAGCGCATCGCGAGTGACACACATCAACTGTCCGGCATCGCTCCCCGGCAGATGACGCAGCAGCGCACCATTCCCAACGACTACTCCGTGGAGCGACTGAATACCCTGCTTGCCGAGTTGCAGAATGAGCGCACCTCATTGCTGACGAAGTTCACTCCGCAGGACCGCATTGTGCAAGAGATTGAAACGAAGATTTCGAACACGAAATCTGCCCTGAAGAATGCGCAACAGATGACCTCGCAGGAGAGCTCGACGGACGTAAACCCTGTCTGGCAGTCCATGACCGGTTCCATCATCCAGAACCAGACTAATCGTAAGGCCTTACAGGCCAAACGCGATGCACTGTCCCAACAGGTTAGCGAGCTCCGCAGGAATCTCTCGCGCGCTGAAGACTCTACGGTCGACTACACGACGCTACGGCAGAAAGTTGCCGACCTGACCAATAACTATCAGCTTTATACGCAAAAGCGCGATGAAGCACAGATGGCGGACTCCATGAATGAAAACCGCCTTCTCAATGTTGCAATACAACAAAATCCGACCTACTCTGCGATGCCATTTCGTCCAAAGCCAGTCGTGGACTCGATCCTGGGTGGTCTCACTGCGATCTTCCTGGCCAGCTTTCTGGTCTTCCTCGCCGAGATGGGAAGAGAAACCATTGCCAACTCGTACGAGTTGGACAAATACGCGCGCTATCCAGTCCTGGCTACAGTGCCGCTGGATAAAGACCGTAAGAGAAAGAAAGAACGGCTTCCGGACTTTGGTCCGGTCTTGATTGGACTTACTGCCAACTCAGAACCACAAAAGATGCAGAGGGCAAGTCTAGTTCGATATCGCTAG
- a CDS encoding polysaccharide biosynthesis/export family protein: protein MKLAIALAILLVAPSHRLLGADQQLHHRPVYTLHVGDVIVLNYRYTPEFNQTIKVQPDGCVNLNIVGNIKVAGLSIDDAHNQIVQKASVRLNNPELTITLQEFEHPYVVIAGEVEHPGKFELRDDTTALQAVMLAGGFKDSARDTQVILFRKINADDAEVRRLNLHNVKTKAELEKDTELQPGDMLLVTRNKMEHLARFMKASNLGIFFNPTQMP, encoded by the coding sequence GTGAAGCTGGCCATTGCACTGGCCATTCTCCTGGTGGCGCCGAGCCATCGTTTGCTGGGTGCTGACCAGCAACTGCACCATCGGCCTGTATATACCTTGCATGTTGGCGACGTCATCGTCCTCAACTATCGCTACACTCCGGAGTTCAATCAGACCATCAAGGTTCAGCCCGATGGGTGCGTCAACCTGAACATCGTGGGCAATATCAAGGTGGCGGGACTTTCCATCGATGACGCCCATAACCAAATCGTGCAGAAAGCTTCGGTGCGGCTCAACAATCCTGAGCTGACAATCACGCTGCAGGAGTTCGAACATCCCTATGTCGTCATTGCCGGTGAGGTGGAGCATCCCGGAAAGTTTGAGTTGCGAGATGACACAACAGCACTGCAGGCAGTCATGCTGGCCGGCGGCTTCAAAGACTCTGCGCGCGACACGCAGGTCATTCTCTTTCGGAAGATCAACGCCGATGACGCTGAAGTGCGCAGACTCAACCTGCACAACGTGAAAACCAAGGCCGAGCTGGAAAAAGATACCGAGTTACAGCCGGGAGATATGTTGCTGGTTACTCGAAACAAGATGGAACACCTCGCCCGCTTCATGAAGGCGAGCAACCTCGGCATATTTTTCAACCCAACCCAGATGCCATAG
- a CDS encoding winged helix-turn-helix transcriptional regulator yields MAVSKKEAGECPVDAMMRVLDGRWKGTILWCLQDGPKRTSELKRAVPEIAERVLIRQLQELVSDGILQRAESDEGATRVYYSFSEYGKTLIPIVQMMCEWGRKHLVREASL; encoded by the coding sequence ATGGCGGTATCGAAGAAAGAAGCCGGTGAATGCCCTGTCGATGCCATGATGCGTGTGCTCGACGGGCGCTGGAAGGGAACGATTCTCTGGTGTCTGCAGGACGGTCCCAAACGAACGAGTGAACTCAAGCGGGCTGTTCCGGAGATCGCCGAGCGCGTCCTGATTCGGCAATTGCAGGAACTTGTCAGCGATGGCATTCTGCAACGAGCCGAAAGCGATGAGGGTGCGACCCGCGTGTACTACTCCTTCTCCGAGTACGGAAAAACACTGATCCCGATTGTGCAGATGATGTGTGAATGGGGACGTAAGCACCTGGTGCGAGAAGCAAGTCTGTGA
- a CDS encoding CpsD/CapB family tyrosine-protein kinase yields MKIILDHPETAEWAASADGVSRSVYQTLLYTILQKPREQDSGVVIALSSSNTGGGVTYVARALLQELSSSDLSSVAGINLSFLRKLHEPTVEAIRSSVARSGNHSKEDYGDDTVDSPRPLVLSERRSPWDCSWRYRRDCIELLRSEFDYTIIDCPSLDQSGDLFSIAPFVDGVILVAEANRTLRHQPRQAEQAITAAGGTVLGYILNKQTSEVPRWLSPRA; encoded by the coding sequence ATGAAGATAATTCTCGATCATCCGGAGACAGCCGAATGGGCAGCATCAGCAGATGGTGTATCACGCTCGGTATATCAAACACTCCTCTATACAATCCTGCAGAAGCCGCGAGAGCAGGACTCCGGAGTGGTCATCGCCCTTAGCTCAAGTAACACCGGCGGAGGTGTGACGTACGTAGCCCGGGCCTTGCTCCAGGAGCTCTCCAGTTCTGACCTCTCGTCAGTAGCTGGAATCAATCTTAGCTTCCTGCGCAAGCTGCATGAACCGACGGTCGAAGCCATTCGCAGCTCGGTTGCGAGATCGGGAAACCACTCTAAGGAAGACTATGGAGATGATACGGTAGATAGTCCCCGGCCGCTCGTGCTGTCGGAACGGCGTAGCCCATGGGATTGCAGTTGGCGCTACCGGCGCGACTGTATCGAGCTCCTGCGCTCTGAATTTGACTACACGATCATCGACTGCCCTTCCCTGGATCAATCCGGTGATCTGTTCAGCATTGCCCCATTTGTCGATGGCGTCATTCTGGTGGCAGAGGCTAACCGAACGCTCCGGCACCAGCCGCGCCAGGCCGAGCAGGCGATCACCGCTGCCGGTGGAACCGTCCTTGGTTACATCCTCAACAAGCAGACTAGCGAGGTGCCCCGATGGTTATCCCCCCGTGCATAG
- a CDS encoding VWA domain-containing protein, translating to MFRNLLTGTSLGLLVLLQGGLRAQEDTSRIRVNVVLVQLSVAVTDGKGNYIGGLKPDDFVVTEDKIPEKLAGFEEGVTLTRTSDDTGLPVPATAPPPIPGDPALPSATGGPQTAGASVFILFDSSNYMYRGFVFAQDAIADFIRSLEGVSKVAFYSYSRNLSKITPLTADRSAVIRGVRNTVAGDDEALYNSLLLTLKDAAPLHGRKAIVVFSNGPDNASMVPPEDVAELAQSTGTIIYMISTREALNDEASTTVFERISKATGGKAYFSKSWKDEKMAFESIREDLAHLYSLSYYPAPNPNQGWRTITVKLADKSMQKYKIRTREGYRLQQTSQVAPIAPPGREWPGVPTPQ from the coding sequence ATGTTTAGGAATTTGTTGACTGGAACGTCATTGGGTCTGTTGGTGCTTTTGCAAGGTGGCCTGCGTGCGCAGGAAGACACCTCACGTATTCGCGTCAACGTCGTACTCGTACAATTGAGCGTTGCCGTTACAGACGGCAAGGGCAATTACATCGGCGGCCTGAAGCCTGATGACTTTGTCGTCACCGAGGATAAGATCCCCGAAAAGCTCGCGGGCTTTGAAGAAGGTGTCACGCTCACCCGTACGTCTGACGATACAGGCCTTCCAGTGCCCGCTACCGCACCGCCACCCATACCCGGGGACCCTGCTCTTCCATCTGCAACCGGTGGTCCCCAGACTGCCGGGGCCAGCGTCTTTATTCTGTTTGACAGCAGCAACTACATGTACCGCGGCTTCGTCTTTGCGCAGGATGCGATCGCTGATTTCATCCGTTCACTCGAAGGCGTCAGCAAGGTGGCCTTCTACTCCTATAGCCGCAATCTCTCGAAGATCACTCCGCTCACCGCCGACCGCAGCGCCGTAATCCGCGGCGTCCGCAATACTGTCGCCGGCGACGATGAGGCGCTATACAACAGCCTCCTGCTTACCTTGAAAGACGCCGCTCCGCTGCATGGCCGCAAGGCTATCGTCGTCTTCTCCAACGGCCCGGATAACGCCAGCATGGTTCCCCCGGAAGACGTAGCCGAGTTGGCGCAATCCACGGGCACCATCATCTACATGATCAGTACCCGTGAGGCGCTCAACGACGAGGCCTCGACGACCGTCTTCGAACGCATTAGCAAAGCCACCGGAGGTAAGGCTTACTTCTCCAAGAGCTGGAAGGACGAGAAGATGGCCTTCGAGTCCATCCGCGAAGATCTGGCGCACCTCTACTCACTCAGCTATTACCCTGCCCCCAATCCCAACCAGGGCTGGCGCACCATTACCGTAAAGCTAGCCGACAAGAGTATGCAGAAATACAAGATTCGCACCCGCGAAGGTTACCGGCTTCAGCAAACCTCGCAGGTTGCACCGATCGCTCCTCCAGGACGCGAATGGCCGGGCGTGCCAACGCCACAGTAG
- a CDS encoding DUF1772 domain-containing protein translates to MEILTIICIGLMTGVEFCIAAFINPIFAQLPEAARNTAISLGAKQLGRVMPFWYIGGLLLLVTESVVKRHSSHIELLWSACLTWVAAIVLSIFFLVPINNRIVAAGPSAFSEELRRQHDRWHLLHRWRVAALVIAVTMFLLGVQA, encoded by the coding sequence GTGGAGATACTCACCATCATCTGTATTGGGCTCATGACAGGCGTCGAGTTTTGCATTGCTGCTTTTATTAATCCAATCTTTGCTCAGCTTCCCGAGGCTGCGAGAAATACTGCGATCTCTTTGGGTGCGAAGCAGTTGGGGAGGGTTATGCCATTCTGGTACATAGGCGGTCTGCTGCTCCTGGTGACGGAGAGTGTCGTAAAGCGTCATTCTTCTCATATTGAGTTGCTTTGGTCGGCCTGCCTCACCTGGGTAGCGGCAATCGTATTGTCGATTTTCTTTCTTGTTCCGATCAATAATCGTATCGTGGCTGCAGGGCCATCGGCGTTTTCCGAGGAGTTACGCCGGCAGCATGATCGTTGGCATCTGCTTCACCGGTGGCGTGTTGCCGCCCTGGTGATTGCTGTGACGATGTTTCTCTTGGGAGTACAAGCATAG